In the genome of Aphidius gifuensis isolate YNYX2018 linkage group LG6, ASM1490517v1, whole genome shotgun sequence, the window TCAGCCCCGTGGCACTCCCACGCCGAGGGACGTGACTGATCGTCCATTCTGGCTTCCATGACCGTCCgtagtcatttttattttttgacttgtttcgtctagttttgccaagttcaaaataaacttcttggcaagaaacttttttaaaggagaaaaaaattacttattaaaggtaatatttttcttaacaaattaaacttgaaataaatctaACCTTAGGTGGAATCGAACTCATGACAATCACCATGAGAATCGGACGAATGAACCACTGCGCCACGACATTGAttgtaaataacaaaaaaaataatttttaaaaaagtaaaatacgatttttaatgttttgtttgttatttcttGTTGCAGTCTCTCTGTTGTTTGAAACAAGGAGCttgtttattgtaataatcataaaaGTGTTCATGTAAGGGAATAACGTGGTTGACATTTAGAAGCTTGTTTCCTGACGCGAGCCACCTATCGTTTGACACAAAACACCACCtgaatgaaataaacaaattttgttcaattcaagaattttttttttttcctttccaAAAGTTTTTTGCCAAAAACTACTAGCAagaataattctttttttctttatccaaaaattttttcagtgtatACTATACAACAGTACAGTCGCAGTtctaaaaaatacaacacgctttgaaaatatcttttttaatttttctattcaagTTTCCTAATTATCATCGATCAAAATTAACCTAAAAAACACTACAATCTCGAACAGATTGCGCCAAGTACCACAGTCTCACATAATCCTGGAACGTGCGTATATGGATGTGCATTCATGTGATGACAGCTCAAATAATGCGAAAACCTCAACACTACTATATTTTTAGTGCGATTTTAGTGCACAgtacttgaataaaatttccaCTATTTGAAAATCATCTCTAGTATTGTGCtgtaattttcaagtaaaattcTATATtctttcatgaaaattattgtacagtagtagaaattttatttgttataagttaaaaaaaaatcatgacttCAAGAAACTTCAATTTACAAGTCACTTCGATGGTGCAGCGGTAGAGAATTCGGTTTAGTAATCAGTTAGATAGTTACGCACGTAGGTTTGAGTCCCCTTAGAGCTATTTCGATAAATTTAGTAAGTCACACAAATggttatataaaattcaaaaataatttggtcaataaaaagttgaacttctacaaaatttttttggaaatgaCGAAACCCGTACACTTAGAAAAGGATATGTTAattgttaacagttaacatatggTCTGTTcaaatgggtggtggctgatatTAGTATTAGGATATCTgattgacacaatttgaaggtttAGGTTTATAGTTGAGTGTATTTATGTgtattaatatgaaattttaatgtaaaattacaaatgaattttgttcATCAAATTTCTATCATCTTACTCGAAAATTACACTACAGTAGTAGAAATGATTTTACTTGTTCCGTGTACATGAAAACGAATTAATGTACAGTTTCATGTACGGCTGCTCGCTGTATAGGTGCAGTGAATTTCAGGGTGACATTTTCAAGAGTGTAGCATTATTTGTGCTCTCCAGAGcaggaataaataataaattgacacACAGAAACATACAAGTACAGCGTGAATATCCTACTCAATTtttacactaaaaaaaaaaggttgccAGGTTGAATTACTGTTCTGGCCGAAAAATAGATTCGaagtatgaaataataatttccgtttgaattaaaaacgtagttcggaaaaaaaaatttcctgaATTATAAGAAAGACGTCCTAAATCATGACCAAGTTTTCAAGTTTCCAGAAGTAAACTTCttggattataaaaaaacttatctTGGTTTAAGTCTACGCGTTcctgtttttagaagtataccaTTTTTAGGTTGTGAAAGAATAGTCGTGGCTCAAGACTAAAATGTTAACGTTTACATTATTTGTGCGTTGATAAGAgattttttcttcatgtttCGGGAAGTGATTCTTTCATTTGTCACGAGCTGTCAAAAGGCAATTGAGTACCAATTGAGGtgaattatatatacactaaTTTACtttcaatcatcatcatccttcACATTAATCCTATCCACTCTGTCACTAGCTAAAACacttcataaaatttaaatgtgttaattcaagacaaatttttcattcaaaccTATGCCTAAGCTCACGTAGCCACAAGCATGATaagaatttatgaattttttttatcaactcgTAAGAGAgcgaaaataaaacaagagaCCCCCCCTGAAAAATTTCCTCCGGGGAATTAATCGTTATTAGTTTTCTTCTGTTATTtgtacaaatacaaatatacgttttcgtttttttttcaattttaatttttaaaagttattatcaaattaatttttctactttattttaatcatttgataataacttttaaaaattaaaattgaaaaaaaaacgaaaacattcatttgtatttgcacaaataacaaaataaaattaatcatgatTTCCCCGGAGGAAATTTTTTAGAAGGGGtctcttgttttatttttgctcaAGACAGAAGTCGTTTCCTttgaaattattcatattgatttcacaacaaaaaaaatttttcaaaaaaaactcGACAAAAACAatcgagataaaaaaaatcacgacatTAACCACCAATGTAACCATTTTTtctatcgttttttttttgtcgggattttttttgtcgagtttttttttggaaaattttttttgacatgtaaccttcataatattttcagatgtttttttctttatcattcgATACGAAAACTATTACAtgtgttattataatttgtttttttttattgctatctattattatttattatattaaagttATTAACATTATAAGAAGAAGcacttttagttttttgaattatcttttaaaaattattcatttagcacgaataaaaaaacgtgATCATTTTATACGTACTTGACATGATTCGAAGGAAACGACTGTTTTCCTACAAgttgatgagaaaaaatacattaattcaTGTCGCGCTCATAGCTACGTAAGCTGGAACAAGCCAAGTTTAGAATCGTTAAGCATCGACTAGCTTAAGTTATTTTCCGTTGggcaaaaaaaattctaaaaaaataattttctcaaatgctttgaaaatttttcgaaaattaattaatgatttcaccaaattcattataaaattttttttctccgaatGAGAAACTaattaagaaatttaattCACCGATAGAGAGGAAATTTTCTTATCTAATCACACATTCGTCTTGAATCAAcgcattcaaattttattcatggcaaaaaaatatttaatcgaaTGTCATTAATATATTAGTTGATTAATCAATAATCTGTTATTATTTGTGCGTGTCTACCAGTTCAATTAATACTTTTACTCATATTAAGTGATATTAGTGTACTTGGAGATAGTTTTGATCTTTCTGTTGTCGTTACTTGGCAACATAACCTCATCAGCGTCTTCAACTAACTCTTTCCATTATcattatatcattattaataacatcTATGAAAGTGTATtagatttaaagaaaaaattctaaaatatatacaaagtgAATCTTTTCAAACAATTAAACGTGCATTACATTCTTGTTTCAACATCATTATTCAAGTGACGTGGTGATATAGTGCTTCTAGTAATGAATAGTTTATCAGATAAATTCAATTAGTTTTCAACAATAACCAACTGTAATTCAATcgatattttaattcaagtacAATCCTGGTGGATCAGTATCATCATTTTATATCATTATCTTTATTGGCGTCACATGGGAATCTAGCCTTATAAGCATCACTaagggtgcgaactcacgacaagctaaaatttccgcttgtaaacatggtGGCCAATGGCGGCTGcaaaaataaccaaattaTAACTAAATTCACTGAATTATcactgaatttattaaattcactgCAAATCCATGGTGTCTCTCCGTGACTGCAGAACAAGCTTGACACCGCCACATTTACCTTCTTCTAACAGAGTTGCCAGACTTGGCCCCTTGGGGCCAAAATGGCCCCTGGCTTGTCAATTTGGCTCTTAAAATTTTGAACTTGGCGCTTGGGGGCCATCATGGCCCCTTGACCGATGatcggtaatttttttttttttttcgccgtAGATGGCTTCGCTCTGTGTGGGCTGATTTTTTGATTGGTTCAACTTACAAACACAAAGGTAAATATATGTAGAAtacgtatatgtatatacatagtAAATACTAATACTAAGTTGTACATAGACATACCATCAAGCGTCACACACATCAACTGAAAACCATCTGAAGGATAGACAAAATTCTGTCTAATCATATAATAGACAAATAGAAATCatagtataatatattatcataatatacacatatatattcatatttttaaattttgaaatgacaaaaaaaccaaaagcTGATAATGACAGAGTTTATCAAAAAGACTGGGAGAAATTATCAGAATTCAAAGGTTAGTGTTTACACAGAAATAAttgtaatgaataataattgttctcttattattatttttatcatcatcatcatgttttttatatatttattgtcatttataaATCTTAGGATGGCTCCAAGAATGTCCTCCAAAACACagaattaataatcaaaaacagCAAGCATATTGTACCTGGTGCAACGTAGCTCTGAGATGTCACAAAAACTCAATTAAAAGACATAGTGAAACAATTGTTCACAAGCAAGCAGCTTCATCAAGAGTAAGAAAAACTCAACCGGTTTTAGCTAAAAGTGGTACAGTATATTTTGATAcaatttgtctatttttttcatgaatttatttttgacattaatttgtactgtttttaaaattgtttttcatagGTATTTATCCAGTTGGCTCAAATGAAAGTAAAATTATAGATATTAAACTTGTAATAAATGCTGCAGTTCATGGCACAATGTGCAGTCTTGATCACATAactgaaatattaaatcaatatagtAAAGGTAGCTCATTAGCAAATCTCAAACTTCATCGCACCAAAGCCTCTATGTTAATTACAAATGTAATTGGGCCATCATTGTTACACGAGTTGATTGATGACGTTGATGATCAACCTTATTCGATAATTCTG includes:
- the LOC122859598 gene encoding uncharacterized protein LOC122859598 gives rise to the protein MTKKPKADNDRVYQKDWEKLSEFKGWLQECPPKHRINNQKQQAYCTWCNVALRCHKNSIKRHSETIVHKQAASSRVRKTQPVLAKSGIYPVGSNESKIIDIKLVINAAVHGTMCSLDHITEILNQYSKGSSLANLKLHRTKASMLITNVIGPSLLHELIDDVDDQPYSIILDESTDVSTNKFMAYCIRYFSLKQKKIITNFLGFSLVTITTAVELHAVFKKFLKDVGLYAIKH